A region of Bifidobacterium adolescentis ATCC 15703 DNA encodes the following proteins:
- a CDS encoding MarR family winged helix-turn-helix transcriptional regulator, whose protein sequence is MGFEEELFHELATNTWDKRSRMQQEMVKGAKGEPFAVQELYRKGPLTPSQLASSMKTTTGRVSALLSALEKKGQITRESDPDDRRVVHVNLTEAGRERAERQRESMREAICWIFSQMGERRAREFVELTEEFTTYMSLCMPGKPRPTADEVKAAFSGNAQEDA, encoded by the coding sequence GTGGGCTTTGAAGAGGAACTGTTCCACGAATTGGCGACCAACACATGGGACAAACGCTCGCGCATGCAGCAGGAGATGGTGAAAGGCGCGAAGGGCGAACCCTTCGCCGTGCAGGAACTCTATAGGAAAGGCCCGCTGACGCCATCGCAGCTCGCCTCTTCAATGAAAACCACCACCGGACGCGTGTCTGCACTGTTGTCCGCACTGGAGAAAAAAGGCCAGATCACGCGCGAATCCGACCCTGACGATCGCCGTGTGGTGCACGTGAACCTTACCGAAGCCGGCAGGGAGCGCGCCGAACGTCAGCGCGAAAGCATGCGCGAGGCGATCTGCTGGATCTTCTCGCAAATGGGGGAGCGACGCGCGCGCGAATTCGTTGAGCTCACCGAGGAATTCACCACGTACATGTCGCTGTGCATGCCCGGCAAACCGCGCCCCACGGCGGACGAGGTCAAAGCCGCGTTCTCAGGAAACGCACAGGAAGACGCGTAG
- a CDS encoding ABC transporter ATP-binding protein, producing MLRIVRYLSKAEIGQMLVALVSIVGQIWLDLTLPDYMADITQLVETPGSEMHDIWVAGGKMLLVSLGSAACAVVTGFIAARVGASFSQRLRSLEFNKVESFGPAEMNRFSTASLITRSTNDITQIQMFITMGLMMIVKAPIMAVWAVCKIAGKGFDWTLATGIAVAILLVVIAVLMHFVMPKFKAMQRLTDNINLVARENLTGLRVVRAYNAEDYQEAKFTEANKELTETQLFTNRAMAIMMPLMNTIMNGLMLAVYWIGAYLIDAAEAVDKLTTFSDMVVFSSYSIQVIMSFLLLSMVFVLWPRADVSAQRVLEVIDTEPMVTDGTQDAGKPGEEGEIEFRNVSFAYPDSRHAMLEGVNFKAKKGQTVAFIGSTGSGKSSLINLVPRFYDATQGEVLVDGVNVRDYKLKALRDKIGYVPQQSFLFKGTIASNVAYGDTDRDDDTVRRACDVAQATEFIDKKQKKYDSGISQGGSNVSGGQKQRLSIARAVYRHPEILIFDDSFSALDFKTDRAVRDALEKEAKDSTKLIVAQRIGTIMNADRIIVLDDGKVVGQGTHEELLDTCEVYRQIAESQLSEDELKR from the coding sequence ATGCTTCGCATCGTACGATACCTCTCCAAAGCGGAGATCGGTCAGATGCTCGTCGCGCTGGTCAGCATCGTCGGTCAGATCTGGCTTGACCTGACCCTGCCGGACTACATGGCCGACATCACGCAGCTCGTCGAAACCCCCGGCAGCGAAATGCACGACATCTGGGTGGCCGGCGGCAAAATGCTGCTCGTCTCGCTCGGATCGGCGGCCTGCGCCGTCGTCACCGGCTTCATCGCCGCGCGCGTGGGCGCCTCGTTCAGCCAGCGCCTGCGTTCGCTTGAATTCAACAAGGTGGAAAGCTTCGGACCGGCGGAAATGAACCGTTTCTCCACCGCGTCGCTCATCACCCGCTCCACGAACGACATCACGCAGATCCAGATGTTCATCACCATGGGCCTCATGATGATCGTCAAAGCGCCGATCATGGCCGTGTGGGCCGTGTGCAAGATCGCAGGAAAGGGCTTCGATTGGACGCTCGCAACCGGCATCGCCGTGGCCATCCTGCTGGTGGTCATCGCCGTGCTCATGCACTTCGTCATGCCGAAGTTCAAGGCCATGCAGCGCCTGACCGACAACATCAACCTCGTGGCGCGCGAGAACCTCACCGGCCTGCGCGTGGTGCGCGCGTACAACGCCGAGGACTATCAGGAAGCCAAGTTCACCGAAGCCAACAAGGAACTCACCGAAACCCAGCTGTTCACCAACCGTGCCATGGCCATCATGATGCCGTTGATGAACACCATCATGAACGGCCTGATGCTCGCCGTCTACTGGATCGGCGCGTACCTCATCGACGCTGCCGAAGCCGTCGACAAGCTCACCACCTTCTCCGACATGGTGGTGTTCTCCAGCTACTCCATCCAGGTCATCATGAGCTTCCTGCTGCTGAGCATGGTGTTCGTGCTCTGGCCGCGCGCCGACGTGTCCGCGCAGCGCGTGCTCGAAGTCATCGACACCGAGCCGATGGTCACCGACGGCACGCAGGACGCGGGCAAGCCGGGCGAGGAAGGCGAAATCGAATTCCGCAATGTGAGCTTCGCCTACCCCGACTCGCGTCACGCCATGCTCGAAGGCGTCAATTTCAAGGCGAAGAAGGGTCAGACGGTGGCGTTCATCGGCTCGACCGGCTCCGGCAAATCGTCCCTCATCAACCTCGTGCCGCGTTTCTACGACGCCACGCAAGGCGAGGTGCTCGTCGACGGCGTCAACGTGCGCGACTACAAGCTGAAGGCGTTGCGCGACAAGATCGGCTACGTGCCGCAGCAGTCGTTCCTGTTCAAGGGAACGATCGCCAGCAACGTCGCGTACGGAGATACGGACCGCGACGACGACACCGTGCGCCGCGCATGCGACGTCGCGCAGGCGACGGAATTCATCGACAAAAAGCAGAAGAAGTACGATTCCGGCATTTCGCAGGGCGGTTCCAACGTTTCGGGCGGGCAGAAGCAGCGTCTGTCGATCGCACGCGCCGTCTACCGTCATCCGGAAATCCTGATCTTCGACGATTCCTTCTCCGCGCTCGACTTCAAAACCGACCGTGCCGTACGTGACGCGCTCGAAAAGGAAGCGAAGGATTCCACGAAACTCATCGTCGCGCAGCGCATCGGCACCATCATGAATGCCGACCGCATCATCGTGCTCGACGACGGCAAAGTGGTCGGCCAGGGCACGCACGAGGAACTGCTCGACACGTGCGAAGTGTATCGGCAGATCGCCGAATCGCAGTTGAGCGAAGACGAACTGAAGCGCTGA